Proteins encoded by one window of Nitrincola iocasae:
- a CDS encoding helix-turn-helix transcriptional regulator, with protein sequence MQKSDRLFQLTNILRRHQPLTAKQLAEKLMVSERTIYRYVDDLSISGIPVYGEPGVGYRLTSG encoded by the coding sequence GTGCAAAAATCAGACCGGCTTTTTCAGTTAACCAATATTCTGCGTAGACACCAACCGCTTACTGCAAAGCAGTTGGCTGAAAAGTTGATGGTGTCTGAAAGAACCATCTATCGTTATGTTGATGATTTGTCTATATCTGGAATCCCTGTTTATGGAGAGCCTGGCGTTGGATATCGTTTGACGAGTGGTTAG
- a CDS encoding ParD-like family protein: protein MGIVKIDEELHCEIRKASAVMVRSINAQAEYWIKIGMLAEANPNMSFSEIMVEQMKRANVDIRKAVGG, encoded by the coding sequence ATGGGGATTGTAAAAATAGATGAGGAACTGCATTGCGAGATTCGCAAAGCAAGCGCAGTTATGGTTCGTTCTATAAATGCACAGGCTGAGTATTGGATAAAAATTGGCATGCTTGCTGAGGCTAATCCAAACATGTCGTTTTCTGAAATTATGGTCGAACAAATGAAGCGAGCCAATGTTGACATAAGGAAGGCTGTCGGTGGCTAA
- a CDS encoding DUF924 family protein yields the protein MFQEVIDFWFNELEPKQWWQKDDRLDSMIQKRFGYLHSQAKAGELFTWRKTALGSLAEVIVLDQFSRNIYRDTPDSFACDPMALALAQFAISKNLEKQLSDIQCSFLYMPFMHSESKLIHVEAVKLYEALGIQNSLDFEYKHKAIIDRFGRYPHRNKILGRNSTEEEKAFLKQPNSGF from the coding sequence ATGTTTCAGGAAGTCATAGACTTTTGGTTTAATGAACTTGAGCCAAAGCAGTGGTGGCAAAAGGATGACAGGCTTGATTCCATGATCCAAAAGCGTTTTGGATATCTTCATAGTCAAGCTAAGGCCGGAGAGCTTTTTACATGGCGTAAAACAGCGCTTGGCAGCCTTGCCGAGGTTATCGTTCTTGATCAGTTCTCACGCAATATCTACCGTGATACACCAGATTCATTTGCTTGTGATCCTATGGCTCTTGCTTTAGCGCAATTTGCAATCTCAAAAAATTTAGAAAAACAGCTATCTGATATTCAGTGTTCTTTTTTGTATATGCCATTTATGCACAGTGAGTCAAAATTAATCCACGTGGAAGCAGTAAAATTGTATGAAGCGTTAGGCATTCAAAATAGCTTGGATTTTGAGTACAAGCACAAAGCAATCATCGATAGATTTGGCCGTTACCCCCATAGAAATAAAATTCTGGGGCGTAACTCGACAGAGGAAGAAAAGGCGTTCCTTAAACAGCCAAACTCAGGGTTCTAA
- a CDS encoding 2'-5' RNA ligase family protein translates to MSLHSLYTVAYLEVSEMQMNWMQELRRKHDPHYTVVDPHFTLAFAVRGVEQGVYLDHIATIASETRPISFHCKYAMLGADNIDDTAYVFLVPDEGYSDLSLLHDRLYRGVLEPFHRLEFPYIPHISIAGMKDFKRAKRLCDELNSRGVHVHGQLASITTGFLKDGKFCHVQTFELAA, encoded by the coding sequence ATGTCATTGCATTCCCTCTACACCGTTGCGTACCTCGAAGTTTCTGAGATGCAGATGAACTGGATGCAGGAATTGCGGCGTAAGCATGATCCGCACTACACGGTAGTGGATCCGCATTTTACCCTGGCATTCGCCGTTCGCGGAGTTGAGCAAGGCGTCTATCTTGACCACATCGCAACCATTGCGAGTGAAACGAGGCCAATTTCGTTTCACTGCAAGTACGCGATGCTCGGGGCCGACAACATTGACGACACAGCGTATGTATTCCTGGTGCCCGATGAAGGATACTCCGATCTCTCCTTGCTCCACGACAGGCTGTATCGGGGTGTACTTGAGCCGTTCCACAGACTTGAATTTCCGTACATCCCTCACATCAGTATCGCTGGCATGAAGGATTTCAAGCGGGCCAAGCGACTGTGTGATGAGTTGAACAGCCGAGGAGTTCACGTCCATGGCCAGCTTGCTTCCATCACGACAGGTTTCTTAAAGGACGGCAAGTTCTGTCATGTGCAAACATTTGAACTTGCCGCCTAA
- a CDS encoding transglycosylase domain-containing protein, with the protein MKRKLIYLVALLCGALAIYEVYAVVIAYQKLPHQFAPYASVSPKDIGLSKKRQDILVTIQDPTFFEHSGIEWPSPITTTTITQSLVKKLFFKKFTKGFKKIEQTLIARFVVNPNISKEIQLTAFMSTVYLGEKDGIQLFGFEQGARSWFNKSLSELDDDEYLSLLAMLPGPNMFKPNTVASRERVRRIKQVLNGECIYEHVSQIFLEQCSER; encoded by the coding sequence ATGAAACGAAAACTTATATATTTAGTGGCACTTTTATGCGGGGCATTGGCTATATATGAAGTATATGCAGTAGTAATTGCATATCAAAAGCTTCCCCATCAATTCGCACCCTATGCTTCAGTATCACCAAAGGATATTGGTTTAAGTAAAAAGCGTCAGGACATATTGGTTACAATTCAAGATCCTACTTTTTTTGAGCATTCTGGAATTGAATGGCCGAGCCCGATAACCACCACAACAATCACCCAGAGTCTGGTAAAGAAGCTTTTCTTCAAAAAATTTACGAAAGGCTTTAAGAAAATAGAGCAAACATTAATTGCCCGGTTTGTTGTAAATCCAAACATATCAAAAGAAATCCAACTTACAGCCTTTATGTCTACTGTATATTTAGGCGAGAAAGATGGAATACAACTGTTTGGTTTTGAACAAGGGGCGCGTTCCTGGTTTAATAAATCGCTATCGGAATTAGATGATGACGAATACTTATCATTACTTGCTATGCTGCCGGGGCCGAATATGTTCAAGCCAAATACAGTGGCGTCGAGAGAAAGGGTACGTCGTATCAAGCAGGTATTAAATGGTGAGTGTATCTACGAGCATGTGTCTCAAATATTCTTAGAGCAATGTTCTGAGAGGTGA
- the map gene encoding type I methionyl aminopeptidase, translating to MANVKYKSVEELNVMRESGRLLATVFDYLDDFVKAGVSTMDINNLAERYITDQLNARPASKGQYGYQYVLNSSVNHVVCHGIPSPTQKLKSGDIVNIDITLEQGGFIADSSKMYMVGEVTPIARQLVDKTYEAMWEGIRSVRPGATLGDIGYAIQRHAEKHGYSVVREYCGHGIGREMHEEPQVLHYGERGRGLVLQEGMVFTIEPMINQGKAKVKLKKDGWTVVTSDKKLSAQWEHTIAVTSTGYEVLTLRTSELT from the coding sequence GTGGCTAACGTAAAATACAAAAGTGTCGAAGAATTAAATGTGATGCGGGAATCTGGACGTCTACTTGCAACCGTTTTCGACTATCTTGACGATTTCGTCAAGGCCGGTGTATCCACGATGGATATAAACAATTTGGCAGAGAGATACATCACCGACCAATTGAATGCCCGCCCTGCCAGTAAGGGGCAATATGGTTATCAATACGTTCTGAACAGCTCTGTAAATCATGTTGTATGCCACGGAATTCCTTCACCCACCCAGAAATTGAAATCTGGTGATATAGTCAATATTGATATTACGTTGGAGCAGGGGGGATTTATCGCAGATTCCAGCAAGATGTATATGGTCGGTGAGGTAACTCCAATTGCTAGACAGTTGGTCGATAAAACGTATGAGGCGATGTGGGAAGGGATACGCAGCGTAAGGCCTGGCGCGACACTTGGTGATATTGGTTACGCTATTCAGAGGCATGCCGAAAAGCATGGCTATTCCGTTGTTCGCGAGTATTGTGGTCATGGGATTGGCCGGGAAATGCACGAAGAACCGCAGGTTCTGCATTATGGTGAGCGAGGGAGAGGTCTGGTCCTGCAAGAAGGGATGGTGTTTACAATAGAACCGATGATTAATCAGGGTAAGGCCAAGGTTAAGTTGAAGAAAGACGGGTGGACCGTTGTCACTAGTGACAAGAAATTATCCGCGCAGTGGGAGCATACTATTGCGGTCACATCGACTGGTTATGAGGTGCTTACACTCAGAACTTCAGAGCTTACTTAA
- a CDS encoding LysE family transporter — protein MTAISANSTEFSLLSFSKEFVTGFLSGILNPKNLLFYLSLFTVALTPDISLQFKMILGTWMTAIVFLWDVTIIYFLSKNSVRKKFTKMAFYIDKITGFILGAIGFSIVNSVWAKQ, from the coding sequence ATGACCGCAATATCAGCTAATTCGACTGAGTTTTCATTACTCTCTTTTTCAAAAGAATTCGTCACTGGTTTTTTATCTGGTATTTTAAATCCTAAAAACCTGTTGTTTTATCTCAGTCTTTTTACCGTCGCACTTACACCAGATATAAGTCTACAGTTTAAAATGATACTCGGCACTTGGATGACTGCCATCGTGTTTTTATGGGATGTAACCATTATCTATTTTTTGTCTAAAAATAGCGTACGCAAGAAATTCACTAAAATGGCTTTTTATATAGACAAGATTACTGGCTTTATTTTAGGTGCTATTGGGTTTAGCATTGTTAATTCTGTTTGGGCTAAGCAGTAA
- a CDS encoding MarR family winged helix-turn-helix transcriptional regulator, which yields MSKNLEAELVISIINMQSKIQKSVGAALTAHGIGLSEYLVLNQLYIATNQKMRRSDLAEKVGLSPSGVTRLLNPMEKIGLIEKEGNPRDARVSLVILSEAGKKITEEAKVSFAYASSTLFESLDKKRLSLLSDMLKVVTK from the coding sequence GTGTCGAAAAATTTAGAAGCTGAATTGGTGATAAGCATCATCAATATGCAAAGCAAAATTCAGAAAAGTGTTGGCGCAGCCCTTACTGCGCATGGTATTGGCCTATCAGAGTATCTTGTTCTAAATCAGTTATATATCGCTACAAATCAGAAAATGCGGCGCAGCGACCTTGCAGAAAAAGTGGGATTGAGCCCGTCCGGCGTCACCCGTCTTCTCAATCCAATGGAGAAAATAGGGCTTATTGAAAAGGAAGGTAACCCTCGTGATGCGAGAGTCAGTTTGGTTATTCTTTCAGAGGCTGGAAAGAAAATTACTGAAGAGGCAAAAGTTTCGTTTGCGTACGCTTCAAGTACGTTGTTTGAGTCACTCGACAAAAAACGATTGAGTTTGCTTTCAGATATGCTAAAGGTTGTAACGAAATGA
- a CDS encoding alpha/beta fold hydrolase has product MTTTNYRQALIDKIETSVTQSHIKAGSIETAYLSSGAGQPLILLHGAGAGAVTWYPSIGAISKHFHVIAPDIVGYGESDKPEASYDRAYFSKWLKDFLSALNIPKVHIVGLSQGGAVALQFVLDNPEMVDKLVLVDSGGLGAQPTLAAFLGMIWLNSFPSSLANRFFSRYLLFDPENRDPNHGWYSIDVLKRKGGKNAFKQGRGSAVSEIPKASLRKIQNKTLVIWGESDRLFPVEYGVSSTSEIANAKFLKIKDAGHLPLMDQTDTFNEAVVDFLN; this is encoded by the coding sequence ATGACTACCACAAATTACCGCCAAGCTCTGATAGATAAAATTGAAACGTCTGTTACTCAAAGCCATATTAAGGCGGGTTCGATTGAAACAGCCTACTTGTCGTCAGGCGCTGGTCAACCGCTGATTTTGCTACATGGAGCCGGGGCAGGGGCGGTAACTTGGTATCCGTCCATTGGCGCTATATCAAAGCACTTTCACGTAATTGCCCCCGACATAGTTGGCTATGGGGAATCCGATAAGCCTGAAGCTTCCTATGATAGGGCTTACTTTTCGAAGTGGCTAAAGGACTTCCTGTCGGCATTAAATATCCCCAAAGTGCATATCGTGGGCTTGTCTCAGGGAGGAGCAGTTGCTCTCCAGTTCGTTCTGGACAACCCAGAAATGGTCGATAAACTCGTCTTGGTTGATTCTGGAGGGCTTGGTGCTCAGCCTACGCTTGCTGCTTTTTTGGGTATGATTTGGCTGAACAGTTTCCCGTCTTCTCTGGCCAATCGATTTTTTTCTCGCTATCTACTGTTTGACCCTGAAAACAGGGATCCAAATCACGGATGGTATTCTATTGATGTTTTAAAGCGTAAAGGTGGTAAAAATGCCTTTAAGCAAGGTCGAGGTTCGGCAGTTTCGGAAATTCCGAAAGCCTCGCTCCGCAAGATACAAAATAAAACATTAGTAATTTGGGGGGAGAGTGATCGGTTATTTCCAGTTGAATATGGCGTTAGTTCGACTTCGGAGATAGCTAACGCCAAGTTTTTAAAAATAAAAGATGCGGGACATCTTCCGCTAATGGATCAGACGGATACGTTTAATGAAGCTGTTGTAGATTTTTTGAATTAG
- a CDS encoding helix-turn-helix domain-containing protein, which produces MARQTKALITTLKRALKAHGRTYADVATALDLSEASVKRLLSTNQLSLERLEAIGQLIGLEITDLVKQMEEETGRIERLTVEQEREIAGDLTLLLITVCVLNRWTLDDILQVHQLDPHTCTRKLARLDKLQLIDLLPRNRVKLKVAANFNWIENGPIQQFFQQRIASEYFNSRFQAEDENLIVLNGMLSKSSNQAFQRRMQRLAREFEEFNREDVSLDFDTRHGTTVIIAIRGWRYGLFKTDVDKA; this is translated from the coding sequence ATGGCGAGACAGACTAAAGCACTGATCACCACGCTGAAACGAGCGCTGAAAGCCCACGGCAGGACCTATGCCGATGTAGCCACAGCGCTGGACTTATCCGAAGCTAGTGTAAAACGGCTGCTATCCACAAACCAGTTATCATTGGAGCGGCTGGAAGCCATTGGCCAGTTGATCGGCCTGGAGATCACCGATCTGGTCAAACAGATGGAAGAGGAAACAGGCCGTATCGAGCGCCTTACCGTCGAGCAGGAGCGCGAAATCGCAGGCGATCTGACTCTGCTGCTGATCACCGTGTGCGTACTCAACCGCTGGACTCTGGACGATATCCTGCAGGTCCATCAGCTCGACCCGCACACCTGCACCCGGAAACTGGCACGCCTGGACAAACTTCAGCTTATCGATCTGCTGCCCCGAAACCGGGTCAAGCTGAAGGTAGCTGCCAACTTCAACTGGATTGAAAATGGCCCTATCCAGCAGTTCTTCCAGCAGCGTATCGCCAGCGAATACTTCAACTCCCGTTTTCAGGCCGAGGATGAGAACCTGATCGTGCTGAACGGTATGCTGTCGAAATCATCCAATCAGGCGTTCCAGCGGCGCATGCAACGCCTGGCGCGGGAGTTTGAAGAGTTTAACCGGGAGGATGTATCGCTGGATTTTGATACGCGCCACGGAACGACCGTGATCATTGCCATCCGCGGCTGGCGCTATGGGCTGTTCAAAACCGATGTGGATAAGGCATAG
- a CDS encoding Lcl C-terminal domain-containing protein, with amino-acid sequence MKRIITFLILASWLTSNVVLAVCDENIAESTPLSRFVLNDSEAYDQQTNLTWNRCSVGTTWTSDAGCVGEVKLLGLDKAKQFAQNLGDGWRIPTIEELYSIVEQKCFNPTINSRVFPTVTNFGEGAPYWSDSNVEEIPSLIYFIDFLDGAVDGHTKGFPLAVRLVRSGCLSDTSRRCGGEPGRHQAYHDELLEE; translated from the coding sequence ATGAAAAGAATTATCACATTTTTGATACTTGCTTCATGGTTGACCTCAAATGTCGTTTTGGCTGTTTGTGATGAGAACATTGCCGAAAGTACACCTTTGTCACGCTTTGTTCTTAACGACAGTGAGGCATATGACCAACAAACGAACTTGACGTGGAACCGTTGCAGTGTAGGTACCACTTGGACGAGTGACGCCGGTTGCGTTGGGGAAGTAAAGCTATTGGGACTAGATAAAGCAAAACAATTCGCACAGAATCTCGGTGACGGTTGGCGTATTCCAACGATTGAAGAGCTTTATAGTATTGTCGAACAGAAATGCTTCAATCCAACGATTAACTCCAGGGTGTTCCCAACAGTGACAAATTTTGGAGAAGGTGCGCCTTATTGGAGTGACAGCAACGTTGAGGAAATACCATCACTAATTTATTTCATTGATTTTCTCGACGGAGCTGTAGATGGTCACACCAAAGGGTTTCCACTGGCAGTGCGTTTGGTGCGTAGTGGATGTTTGTCGGATACGTCGAGACGATGTGGCGGTGAACCTGGCCGCCATCAGGCATATCACGATGAACTTCTTGAAGAGTGA
- a CDS encoding glucose 1-dehydrogenase has product MLRLENKNVLITGASRGIGKAIAELFSEEGANVIVTDIDDESGNNVAAGIGESSCYLHLDVGKEDDWIAASEFVKNKYGGLDIMVNNAGIAGILETQGPHDPENLNIKSWHKVHETNLDGVALGCKYGIRLMKNSTSGSIVNISSRSGIIGIPFAAAYASSKAAVRNHTKSVALYCAEKKYRIRCNSIHPGAIYTPLWDVMLGDGEQRDSMVKAISSEIPLGVMGEPKDVAYAALYLASDESKYVTGIELNVDGGILAGSTASPPGK; this is encoded by the coding sequence ATGCTAAGGCTTGAAAATAAAAATGTATTGATAACTGGAGCTTCCAGAGGTATAGGTAAAGCGATTGCTGAACTATTTTCTGAGGAAGGTGCGAATGTTATTGTTACTGATATAGATGATGAATCGGGTAATAATGTAGCCGCTGGAATTGGCGAATCTTCCTGTTATCTTCACCTTGATGTGGGGAAGGAAGATGATTGGATTGCAGCGAGTGAGTTTGTAAAGAATAAATATGGTGGCTTGGACATTATGGTTAATAATGCAGGAATAGCTGGCATTCTTGAAACTCAAGGACCCCATGACCCAGAAAATCTGAACATTAAAAGCTGGCACAAAGTTCATGAAACGAATCTTGATGGTGTTGCGCTTGGATGCAAATATGGTATTCGGCTCATGAAGAACTCTACATCAGGAAGTATCGTAAATATCTCTTCGAGATCAGGTATTATTGGTATTCCTTTTGCTGCTGCATATGCATCCAGTAAAGCAGCTGTTCGCAACCATACGAAATCTGTAGCTCTTTACTGTGCTGAAAAGAAATACCGCATTAGATGTAACTCTATTCACCCCGGTGCCATATATACGCCCTTATGGGATGTGATGCTTGGAGATGGAGAGCAAAGAGATAGCATGGTAAAAGCAATTTCTTCTGAGATTCCTCTTGGGGTTATGGGAGAACCTAAGGACGTTGCATATGCCGCGCTATACCTGGCTTCTGACGAATCCAAATATGTCACGGGAATTGAGCTCAATGTTGATGGTGGAATCCTGGCGGGTAGCACCGCCTCACCACCAGGCAAATGA
- a CDS encoding helix-turn-helix transcriptional regulator, which produces MYLLWGRIHSAIEARRWLNIDYNSLSEVVTIRTVFPLGLFYWGGKWTLGCWCELRGDYRDLRVDCITKLELSEHAGSLPVHVSLPAYIELKNTKVY; this is translated from the coding sequence GTGTATCTGCTGTGGGGAAGGATTCATTCAGCTATAGAGGCTAGGCGTTGGCTGAATATAGATTATAACTCGCTTTCAGAGGTTGTGACGATCAGAACCGTATTTCCTTTGGGGCTATTCTATTGGGGAGGAAAATGGACACTAGGCTGTTGGTGCGAGCTTCGCGGCGACTACAGAGACCTTAGAGTAGACTGCATAACCAAATTGGAGCTTAGTGAGCATGCTGGCTCTTTGCCTGTGCACGTTTCTCTGCCAGCATACATTGAACTCAAGAACACGAAAGTCTACTGA
- a CDS encoding AraC family transcriptional regulator — protein sequence MTDTVRDVDQHFWSSKFIPYLTIRTTQNSTQSYKAHCHPELSVGLIESGITQLSMSDGTVILKKEDIILIEPNIVHACNPVEGMPRSYHMLYIDNEWCCNVLSKLYGYEVKKYSCDLNLLPVSENDIKLSDLIFSLLHHGFHNDVIEVERYLLNLVSRYCSPQSEHEEESELVCKLKNRFLQDLAYAPSLETVSKEFGRPKETLIRVFKKHYGITPKSFLNNSRIEKAKILLKHGMSIVDVAAELGFSDQSQFHRTFVNYTASTPRQYQQVTSIFDNKS from the coding sequence ATGACAGATACTGTTCGTGACGTTGATCAGCATTTTTGGAGTAGTAAGTTTATTCCATATCTGACGATCCGTACGACCCAAAATAGTACACAAAGCTATAAAGCTCACTGTCATCCTGAATTATCAGTCGGACTTATTGAGTCGGGAATAACACAGTTATCGATGTCAGATGGAACGGTTATCCTCAAAAAAGAAGACATTATTCTCATTGAACCTAATATTGTACATGCCTGTAATCCAGTAGAAGGTATGCCTCGCAGTTATCACATGCTATATATCGACAATGAATGGTGTTGTAATGTGCTATCTAAGCTCTATGGATATGAGGTCAAAAAATACAGTTGTGACTTAAATTTACTTCCTGTATCGGAAAATGATATAAAATTATCAGATTTAATTTTTTCACTTCTACATCATGGATTTCATAATGATGTCATAGAGGTAGAGCGTTATTTATTAAATTTAGTAAGCCGCTACTGCTCTCCTCAAAGTGAGCATGAAGAGGAAAGTGAATTGGTTTGTAAATTAAAGAATCGATTTTTACAAGACTTAGCTTATGCACCATCTCTTGAAACTGTTTCAAAAGAGTTCGGAAGACCAAAAGAGACCTTAATTCGTGTTTTTAAAAAACACTATGGTATTACGCCAAAGTCATTTTTAAATAATAGCCGCATTGAGAAGGCTAAGATTCTTTTGAAGCACGGAATGAGTATCGTTGATGTGGCGGCTGAATTGGGTTTCTCTGATCAAAGTCAATTTCATCGTACATTTGTTAACTATACAGCTTCAACACCACGGCAATACCAGCAGGTAACGTCAATTTTTGACAATAAATCCTAA
- a CDS encoding LysE family translocator, with amino-acid sequence MELNLISIFITVAVAHFLALLSPGPDFVLVVKSAFKGNRKNAVGVALGIATANAVYIGLCLIGVGAILSTSVSLMIALKFIGGLFLMYIAFNALKTPQKFLPEYDRNIS; translated from the coding sequence ATGGAGCTTAATTTAATAAGCATCTTTATTACCGTAGCAGTTGCTCATTTTCTAGCACTTCTTAGTCCAGGTCCTGACTTTGTATTGGTAGTAAAAAGCGCATTTAAAGGAAACCGTAAAAATGCTGTTGGGGTCGCGCTTGGTATTGCCACTGCAAATGCAGTCTACATTGGTTTATGTCTTATTGGTGTAGGGGCAATTCTTTCAACCTCAGTGTCGTTGATGATTGCACTTAAATTTATTGGTGGGTTGTTTCTTATGTACATTGCGTTTAACGCATTAAAAACCCCCCAAAAATTCTTACCAGAATATGACCGCAATATCAGCTAA
- a CDS encoding DUF6151 family protein, protein MHKIQCKCGSLRGHIRGVGTCSRIVCYCSDCKAFTKFLGCSNDVLDAQGGTEIVQLAQPRVVFSHGKDHLAAVRLSENGLVRWYAACCKTPIGNTLANPKVSFIGLIHSSLDHSMMEENFGTNIAIVNVGSATEESRPKQRGLLGTILRFFWIVLSMRIGGKYRGSQLFNETGDLIVTPLILTAEELKDLKSA, encoded by the coding sequence ATGCATAAAATTCAATGTAAATGCGGATCTTTACGCGGTCATATTCGAGGTGTTGGAACTTGCAGCCGAATTGTGTGTTACTGCTCCGATTGCAAGGCCTTTACAAAATTCTTGGGTTGTTCCAATGACGTGTTGGACGCACAGGGTGGAACCGAGATCGTACAGTTGGCTCAACCACGCGTAGTCTTTTCGCATGGTAAGGATCACCTTGCTGCGGTGCGGCTTAGCGAGAACGGGCTGGTTCGGTGGTATGCTGCTTGTTGCAAAACCCCGATTGGAAATACTTTAGCTAATCCCAAAGTTTCTTTTATAGGTCTAATTCACTCATCGCTTGACCATTCTATGATGGAGGAAAACTTCGGAACAAACATTGCAATAGTTAATGTTGGTTCTGCTACTGAAGAGTCAAGGCCAAAACAGAGAGGCCTTCTAGGCACTATTTTACGATTCTTCTGGATTGTTTTATCAATGCGTATTGGTGGTAAGTATAGAGGATCTCAACTATTTAATGAGACTGGCGATCTAATCGTGACCCCATTGATACTTACTGCAGAGGAACTCAAAGATTTGAAAAGTGCCTAA
- a CDS encoding NADH:flavin oxidoreductase/NADH oxidase family protein codes for MMKDSDSMCILQRTLELPCGAIFKNRLAKSPMSDSLADGEGNPTKAQNRLYERWAEGGAAVSFVGEVQGDPRFPEKPGNLVLGANSKKNLLESLTSRAVIDGAHLWAQVGHAGALSHLPISQPKGPSAIDVEGLQCAEMSINDIHELPDMYAKTALHAKTAGFSGVHIHAGHGFLLSQFLSPLFNHRNDGYGGSIEARYRIVLEVISEVRRAVGPSFPVGIRINATDQLEGGLTEVDALEVVRLLDQTSIDLIDISGGTYFPGAKGSSEGSSRGPYFIDFSRLARKVTNVPLMLTGGIKRRDQAIDAVASGAADMVGLARAMTLNPQLANAWLSKGGGDPEFPRFESAPLGGITAWYTMLLTALGEDRENEFKLDLPTAIRKYEERDAQRCIKWQNIFSHLYT; via the coding sequence ATGATGAAAGATTCAGATTCTATGTGTATCCTTCAACGCACACTGGAGCTTCCTTGCGGTGCGATTTTTAAGAATAGACTTGCAAAGTCGCCAATGTCCGATTCACTTGCAGACGGTGAAGGTAATCCCACAAAGGCACAGAATCGACTTTATGAAAGGTGGGCGGAAGGTGGAGCCGCTGTCTCTTTCGTCGGAGAAGTACAAGGGGATCCGCGCTTTCCCGAGAAGCCAGGAAATTTGGTGCTCGGAGCAAACTCCAAAAAAAACTTGCTAGAGTCATTAACCAGCCGGGCAGTGATTGATGGCGCTCATTTATGGGCACAAGTTGGTCATGCCGGAGCCCTTTCACACTTACCGATCAGTCAGCCAAAGGGACCATCAGCTATTGACGTTGAGGGACTTCAATGTGCAGAAATGTCTATTAATGATATTCACGAACTACCCGACATGTATGCAAAAACCGCATTACATGCTAAGACTGCGGGCTTTAGTGGTGTTCATATTCACGCAGGACACGGATTTTTACTCAGCCAGTTCCTGTCCCCGTTGTTTAACCATCGCAACGATGGTTACGGTGGTTCAATCGAAGCACGATATCGCATAGTACTGGAAGTAATAAGTGAAGTAAGGCGTGCTGTTGGTCCATCGTTTCCTGTCGGAATTAGGATCAATGCGACGGACCAATTAGAAGGTGGATTGACTGAGGTCGATGCATTGGAGGTAGTACGCCTTCTTGATCAAACCTCAATCGATCTGATTGATATTAGTGGTGGAACGTATTTCCCCGGAGCAAAGGGGAGTTCCGAAGGTTCAAGTCGAGGGCCATACTTTATTGACTTTTCCCGGCTTGCAAGAAAAGTAACCAATGTGCCCTTGATGTTAACAGGGGGGATCAAGAGACGTGATCAAGCAATTGATGCGGTAGCTAGTGGTGCTGCCGATATGGTGGGTTTGGCACGTGCCATGACTCTTAACCCCCAACTTGCGAATGCCTGGTTAAGCAAGGGAGGGGGAGATCCTGAATTTCCGAGATTTGAATCTGCACCTCTGGGTGGGATAACTGCTTGGTACACCATGCTGTTAACAGCTTTAGGGGAGGATCGGGAAAATGAGTTCAAGCTGGACCTTCCAACTGCTATTCGAAAATATGAAGAGCGTGATGCGCAACGTTGTATCAAATGGCAAAACATCTTTTCTCATCTATACACATAG